One window of Streptomyces sp. SUK 48 genomic DNA carries:
- a CDS encoding MDR family MFS transporter produces the protein MKQHKKTAPHHGLLLVAILGGMFLSMLDQTIVGTALPRIIQDLGGDDLYTWTVTAYLLASTVTVPLYGRLSDIYGRKRLLIIGMVVFLTGSALCALSQNMGELIAFRGLQGLGAGALMPLSLAMVADTVPPERRSQAQGAVGGVMALSYVIGPYLGGVFTDHASWHWVFLVNLPIGAVVLGIIWRLLPGGGGIPDAGRPDYAGIGVLSVGISSLLIGLTMKGVDGHTWTDGVVLGPILLAALLLVPFILIENRADQPIMPLGLFRNRAYTLVSAASFFSAFCLFAAVIFLPRFFQEALGHSASSSGLHLYPLMIAMVTGSLLTATMIRKSGGYKIWLLGGTVLAGAGAALFTRLALDTPLLTMSLWMLLIGLGIGPMLSGLTIVIQANVGPADLGTASSNITFFRQIGGSIALAIGGSLYADAVTGHIHDGMRQAQAAGTASALPWLSVIGAAAAFLAVLFLPAPRRNLDSEATREASLAALG, from the coding sequence ATGAAGCAGCACAAGAAAACCGCGCCCCACCACGGACTCCTGCTGGTCGCCATCCTCGGCGGCATGTTCCTGTCCATGCTGGATCAGACGATCGTCGGCACGGCCCTGCCGAGGATCATCCAGGACCTGGGAGGTGACGACCTCTACACATGGACGGTGACGGCCTACCTCCTCGCGTCCACCGTCACCGTCCCGCTCTACGGCCGGCTGTCGGACATCTACGGCCGTAAGCGGCTGCTGATCATCGGCATGGTGGTGTTCCTCACCGGCAGCGCCCTGTGCGCCCTGTCGCAGAACATGGGCGAGCTCATCGCCTTCCGCGGTCTCCAGGGTCTGGGAGCCGGCGCCCTGATGCCGCTGTCCCTGGCCATGGTCGCGGACACCGTCCCGCCGGAGCGTCGCAGCCAGGCCCAGGGTGCCGTCGGCGGTGTCATGGCCCTGAGTTACGTGATCGGCCCCTATCTGGGCGGCGTGTTCACCGACCACGCCAGCTGGCACTGGGTCTTCCTGGTCAACCTGCCTATCGGCGCCGTCGTACTCGGCATCATCTGGCGGCTCCTGCCCGGCGGCGGGGGCATACCGGACGCCGGCCGCCCCGACTACGCGGGCATCGGCGTCCTGTCCGTCGGGATCAGCTCGCTGCTGATCGGCCTGACCATGAAGGGGGTGGACGGCCACACCTGGACCGACGGCGTCGTGCTCGGCCCCATCCTGCTCGCGGCCCTGCTCCTGGTTCCCTTCATCCTGATCGAGAACCGGGCCGACCAGCCGATCATGCCGCTGGGCCTCTTCCGCAACCGCGCGTACACCCTGGTCAGCGCCGCTTCCTTCTTCTCGGCGTTCTGCCTCTTCGCGGCCGTGATCTTCCTGCCCCGCTTCTTCCAGGAGGCGCTGGGCCACAGCGCCAGCTCCAGCGGTCTGCACCTGTATCCGCTGATGATCGCCATGGTGACCGGCAGCCTCCTCACCGCCACCATGATCAGGAAGTCCGGCGGCTACAAGATCTGGCTGCTCGGCGGGACCGTCCTGGCCGGAGCGGGAGCCGCGCTGTTCACCCGGCTCGCCCTCGACACGCCGCTGCTGACGATGTCGTTGTGGATGCTGCTCATCGGCCTCGGTATCGGTCCGATGCTCTCCGGCCTGACGATCGTCATCCAGGCCAACGTAGGCCCCGCCGACCTCGGCACCGCCAGCTCCAACATCACCTTCTTCCGGCAGATCGGCGGCTCCATCGCCCTGGCCATCGGGGGCAGCCTCTACGCGGACGCCGTCACCGGCCACATCCACGACGGGATGCGCCAGGCGCAGGCCGCCGGCACGGCCAGCGCACTGCCCTGGCTCTCCGTCATCGGCGCCGCGGCCGCCTTCCTCGCCGTACTGTTCCTGCCCGCCCCGCGCCGGAACCTCGACAGCGAGGCGACCAGGGAAGCCTCCCTCGCCGCGCTGGGGTGA
- a CDS encoding immunity 49 family protein, with protein MAVDRGRVPRLPGRPLRRDPRPRHPGGQGRSQGRLRSRGRRRRLRRLPPALRLPGLPGLRELRHELRPRGRPPQESVTPAAWIDALCLAVLRDKAEWHGEAFHFARVKFAARAEATPLGELATGLTAVVLDDTGDDEEYPPSAQAKLAAVDAALDRVRARAEEIREPLLEGPDSAALRTLRALAAGDRDAFDAELAGLLAKHAARHGRTASPKTLLPLVPLALAALAYRTLGWATAVHSDYLPYALITGFETRGPRVGAFGRDRRPDAVAALAAGPLVVERPDRERTVHPQAEAMDEKGAEEAFNATDGELLAVRRLDSIMGGQERLFKWHAGDHDDLTEAQLAPLRLAARTAAALFRVALAEPGTEVEVTVDGRTLRCPAERSEEAVAHNWHKAVAFALITGVREDLAPLVLTGPAFARPDGSAFSAYREALHAYLTGIDTEQAVQRALQQDEKAADWGFAMPPAVLLSQLVEGDEESFNLALADALEAHRAYYAVADRADDPDASINLDILALACHARRRGWTIRVESRYLPPSLLRAAQPF; from the coding sequence ATGGCAGTCGATCGCGGACGAGTTCCTCGACTACCTGGGCGCCCTCTCCGCCGCGACCCCCGACCTCGGCATCCCGGAGGCCAAGGCCGCTCTCAAGGACGCCTCCGAAGCCGCGGCCGGCGCCGTCGCCTACGCCGCCTACCACCCGCACTGCGGCTTCCAGGTCTTCCTGGACTACGTGAACTTCGGCATGAGCTACGACCCCGGGGACGACCACCCCAGGAGAGTGTCACCCCCGCGGCGTGGATCGACGCGCTCTGCCTCGCCGTTCTCCGGGACAAGGCCGAGTGGCACGGCGAGGCGTTCCACTTCGCCCGGGTCAAGTTCGCCGCGCGGGCGGAGGCGACGCCCCTCGGCGAGCTCGCCACCGGGCTGACGGCCGTGGTCCTGGACGACACCGGCGACGACGAGGAGTACCCGCCGAGCGCGCAGGCCAAGCTCGCCGCCGTCGACGCGGCCCTCGACCGCGTCCGTGCCCGTGCCGAGGAGATCCGCGAGCCCCTCCTGGAGGGGCCGGACAGTGCGGCGCTGCGCACGCTGCGCGCTCTGGCCGCAGGGGACCGGGACGCCTTCGACGCCGAGCTGGCCGGCCTCCTGGCCAAACACGCCGCCCGGCACGGTCGTACGGCCTCCCCGAAGACCCTGCTCCCGCTCGTCCCCCTCGCGCTCGCCGCGCTCGCGTACCGGACGCTGGGCTGGGCGACCGCCGTCCACAGCGACTACCTCCCGTACGCGCTGATCACCGGCTTCGAGACACGAGGCCCGCGGGTCGGGGCGTTCGGCCGCGACCGGCGACCGGACGCGGTCGCCGCGCTCGCCGCGGGCCCGCTGGTGGTGGAGAGGCCGGACCGCGAGCGGACCGTGCACCCGCAGGCCGAGGCCATGGACGAGAAGGGGGCCGAGGAGGCGTTCAACGCCACCGACGGAGAACTCCTCGCCGTACGGCGGCTCGACAGCATCATGGGCGGCCAGGAGCGCCTGTTCAAGTGGCATGCGGGAGATCACGACGATCTCACGGAGGCCCAGCTCGCCCCGCTGCGGCTGGCCGCCCGGACGGCCGCGGCCCTGTTCCGCGTCGCCCTTGCCGAGCCGGGAACCGAGGTCGAGGTGACCGTCGACGGCCGCACGCTGCGGTGCCCGGCCGAGCGGTCCGAGGAGGCCGTCGCCCACAACTGGCACAAGGCCGTCGCCTTCGCCCTGATCACCGGGGTACGCGAGGACCTCGCCCCGCTGGTCCTCACCGGCCCCGCCTTCGCCCGCCCGGACGGTTCCGCGTTCAGCGCCTACCGCGAGGCCCTGCACGCCTACCTGACGGGCATCGACACCGAGCAGGCCGTACAACGCGCGCTCCAGCAGGACGAGAAGGCCGCGGACTGGGGCTTCGCCATGCCACCGGCCGTGCTGCTGTCGCAGCTCGTGGAGGGCGACGAGGAGAGCTTCAACCTCGCCCTGGCCGACGCTCTCGAAGCCCACCGCGCCTACTACGCGGTCGCCGACCGCGCCGACGATCCGGACGCCTCGATCAACCTCGACATCCTCGCCCTGGCCTGCCACGCCCGCCGCCGCGGCTGGACCATCCGCGTCGAGTCCCGCTACCTTCCGCCGAGCCTTCTCCGCGCCGCCCAACCCTTCTAG
- a CDS encoding helix-turn-helix domain-containing protein, with translation MRWTARENETGGTGGAPRRHRIAVLALPGVPPFELGIPSRVFGSVYDAGGRPLYDVTVCTADGAPVLSDAGFTVQPAAGPEALAAADTVIVPPTHAMPELGRGGPLPPGIAAAIAGIRPGTRLVSICTGSYVLAAAGLLDGRPATTHWNLAPEFRRVYPKVKLDEDVLFVDDGDVLTSAGVAAGVDLCLHMIRRDHGAAAANRAARMCVVPPWRDGGQAQYIDRPVPEPTVAGTSATRAWALEHLGEPLTLARLAEHARMSLRSFSRRFRDEVGMTPVQWLTAQRLELAKQLLETTDLSIDLVAHRAGFGTANSLRAHMRTAFGVSPASYRRAFGASEPPSADRRRPDTQGLPVS, from the coding sequence ATGCGGTGGACGGCGAGGGAGAACGAGACCGGCGGCACGGGCGGCGCGCCACGGCGGCACCGGATCGCCGTACTCGCTCTGCCCGGGGTGCCGCCGTTCGAGCTCGGCATCCCCTCGCGTGTCTTCGGCAGCGTGTACGACGCCGGGGGCCGCCCGCTGTACGACGTCACCGTCTGCACCGCCGACGGCGCCCCCGTGCTCAGCGACGCGGGCTTCACCGTCCAGCCCGCGGCCGGCCCCGAGGCCCTGGCCGCGGCGGACACCGTGATCGTCCCGCCCACGCACGCCATGCCCGAACTGGGCCGTGGCGGACCGCTGCCGCCCGGGATCGCCGCGGCCATCGCCGGTATCCGGCCCGGCACGCGGCTGGTGTCCATCTGCACCGGGTCCTATGTCCTCGCCGCGGCCGGACTGCTCGACGGCCGCCCGGCCACCACCCACTGGAACCTCGCCCCGGAGTTCCGCCGGGTCTATCCCAAGGTCAAGCTCGACGAGGACGTCCTGTTCGTCGACGACGGCGACGTGCTGACCTCCGCGGGCGTGGCCGCCGGCGTCGACCTGTGCCTGCACATGATCCGCCGCGACCACGGGGCCGCCGCCGCGAACCGGGCCGCCCGCATGTGTGTCGTACCGCCGTGGCGGGACGGCGGGCAGGCCCAGTACATCGACCGTCCGGTGCCCGAACCCACCGTCGCGGGCACCAGCGCGACGCGCGCCTGGGCCCTGGAGCACCTTGGCGAGCCGCTCACCCTCGCCCGGCTCGCCGAGCATGCCCGGATGAGCCTGCGCTCCTTCAGCCGCAGGTTCCGCGACGAGGTCGGCATGACTCCGGTGCAGTGGCTCACCGCACAACGCCTGGAGCTCGCCAAGCAGTTGCTGGAGACGACCGACCTGTCGATCGACCTGGTCGCGCACCGGGCCGGCTTCGGCACGGCCAACTCGCTGCGCGCGCACATGAGAACGGCCTTCGGGGTGTCGCCCGCCTCCTACCGCCGTGCCTTCGGCGCGAGCGAGCCGCCGTCGGCCGACCGGCGCCGGCCCGACACACAGGGCTTGCCCGTGTCCTGA
- a CDS encoding MarR family transcriptional regulator — translation MDEDALAEELRRSLGELVRAVRTVDTMPPGEAAVLGFLDRGGPLTTADLARLRGVTHQSAAKSVKDLSAAGLVHGEQHPDDARKFLLHLTDAGRSRLQRERTLRAGALGAAIRETFDPDEKRRLGESVTLLSRLTARLTDR, via the coding sequence ATGGACGAAGACGCGCTGGCCGAGGAGCTACGGCGGTCGCTCGGGGAGCTGGTCCGGGCCGTGCGGACCGTGGACACCATGCCGCCCGGAGAGGCGGCCGTTCTCGGATTCCTCGACCGCGGCGGCCCCTTGACCACGGCGGACCTCGCCCGCCTGCGGGGCGTCACACACCAGTCGGCCGCCAAGTCGGTCAAGGACCTCTCCGCCGCCGGCCTGGTCCACGGCGAGCAGCACCCCGACGACGCCCGGAAGTTCCTGCTGCACCTCACCGACGCGGGCCGCTCTCGCCTTCAGCGGGAACGCACTCTCCGCGCGGGCGCCCTCGGCGCCGCCATCCGCGAGACCTTCGACCCCGACGAAAAACGCCGGCTCGGCGAGTCCGTCACCCTGCTGTCCCGCCTGACGGCCCGTCTCACCGACCGCTGA
- a CDS encoding epoxide hydrolase has protein sequence MPRTAPLIEVGDADLEDLRARLRATRWAEPWPVDGWQAGTDAAELRRLVTYWATDYAWRTHEAAVNALPSHFADIDGTPVHYLRYDAERPDALPIVLTHGRPSTVLELTALAERLAAPSRHGRDTRDAFTVIVPSLPGFPFSPQRPTLGGTEQTHDLWHRLMHDHLGFRRYAAYGGDLGAGVTSRLAEAHPESVVGIHLLAAAAPAEPDPASLTPEEESHLASATA, from the coding sequence GTGCCGAGAACCGCTCCCCTCATCGAGGTCGGTGACGCCGATCTGGAGGATCTCCGCGCCCGGCTGCGCGCCACCCGGTGGGCCGAGCCGTGGCCGGTCGACGGCTGGCAGGCGGGGACCGACGCCGCCGAACTCCGCCGCCTCGTCACGTACTGGGCCACCGACTACGCGTGGCGGACCCACGAAGCCGCCGTCAACGCGCTGCCGTCCCACTTCGCCGACATCGACGGCACACCGGTGCACTACCTCCGTTACGACGCCGAGCGTCCGGACGCCCTGCCGATCGTCCTCACCCATGGCCGGCCGAGTACCGTCCTGGAACTCACGGCCCTCGCCGAGCGGCTGGCCGCTCCCTCCCGCCACGGCCGGGACACCCGGGACGCCTTCACCGTCATCGTGCCCTCGCTGCCCGGCTTTCCCTTCAGCCCCCAGCGGCCCACCCTCGGCGGCACGGAGCAGACCCACGACCTCTGGCACCGGCTGATGCACGACCACCTCGGCTTCCGGCGCTACGCGGCCTACGGCGGAGATCTGGGCGCCGGCGTCACCTCACGGCTCGCCGAGGCGCACCCCGAGTCCGTCGTGGGCATCCATCTGCTCGCCGCCGCGGCCCCCGCCGAGCCCGACCCCGCCTCGCTGACGCCCGAGGAGGAGTCGCATCTCGCCTCCGCCACCGCCTGA
- a CDS encoding MBL fold metallo-hydrolase, with the protein MQLTKFGHACVRLEKDGRRLVVDPGGLTDPRALDGADAVLVTHEHFDHFSEEALRRAAAAQPGLRIWTNSSVAKRLDGLGARVTAIGDGDAFSVAGFDITVHGAWHAVIHPDVPRVPNVGFLVDGTLFHPGDALTVPGTPVGTLLLPVHAPWSTVGDLIDYLREVAPRDAYAVHDGALNDIGTAMVDGFLGERGPGVPARYHRLAPKTSVRIG; encoded by the coding sequence ATGCAGCTCACCAAGTTCGGTCACGCGTGTGTACGGCTCGAGAAGGACGGACGCCGCCTGGTCGTCGACCCGGGCGGTCTGACCGACCCGAGGGCGCTGGACGGCGCCGACGCCGTGCTCGTGACGCACGAGCACTTCGACCACTTCTCGGAGGAGGCGCTGCGCCGGGCCGCCGCGGCGCAGCCCGGTCTGCGCATCTGGACCAACTCCTCCGTCGCCAAGCGGCTTGACGGCCTGGGCGCGCGGGTCACCGCCATCGGCGACGGGGACGCCTTCAGCGTGGCGGGCTTCGACATCACGGTGCACGGGGCCTGGCACGCGGTCATCCACCCGGATGTCCCGCGCGTCCCCAACGTGGGCTTCCTGGTGGACGGGACCCTCTTCCACCCCGGCGACGCCCTGACCGTCCCCGGGACTCCGGTCGGCACGCTGCTGCTGCCGGTGCACGCCCCCTGGTCCACCGTCGGCGACCTGATCGACTACCTGCGCGAGGTCGCTCCCCGCGACGCCTACGCCGTGCACGACGGCGCCCTCAACGACATCGGCACCGCCATGGTCGACGGCTTCCTCGGCGAACGGGGACCCGGGGTCCCGGCCCGCTACCACCGGCTGGCCCCAAAGACGAGCGTCCGCATCGGCTGA
- a CDS encoding VOC family protein encodes MAILRMDNVGIVVEDMDAAIAFFVELGMELEGRAEVEGLFADRCTGLDGVRCDIAMVRTPDGNSRLELAKYRNPEATSVEPRNRPHNILGTHRVMFAVDDIEDTVARLRPHGAELVGEIARFEDSYLLCYLRGPAGIIVGLAEQLG; translated from the coding sequence ATGGCGATCCTGCGGATGGACAACGTCGGCATCGTCGTCGAGGACATGGATGCCGCCATCGCGTTCTTCGTGGAACTCGGTATGGAACTGGAGGGCAGGGCAGAGGTCGAGGGTCTCTTCGCCGACCGGTGCACCGGGCTGGACGGCGTCCGCTGTGACATCGCGATGGTCCGGACCCCGGACGGCAACAGCCGGCTCGAACTGGCGAAGTACCGCAACCCCGAGGCGACCAGCGTGGAGCCGCGCAACCGGCCGCACAACATTCTGGGCACACACCGCGTCATGTTCGCGGTGGACGACATCGAGGACACCGTCGCCCGGCTGCGTCCTCACGGCGCCGAACTGGTGGGTGAGATCGCCCGGTTCGAGGACAGCTATCTGCTCTGCTACCTGCGTGGCCCGGCGGGCATCATCGTCGGGCTGGCCGAGCAACTGGGCTGA
- a CDS encoding TetR family transcriptional regulator, translating to MLDAALEVLVEEGVAGITHRKVAARADVPLGSVTYHFASLTELCARAFARYVERRSTEYEALFAEVTSRAELVDVLVELVRGGPDRHRSAVLGFELHLAALRDPALRALTEEWTGSSRAVLARFTGRETAARLDALLEGMIMHALLSPEPEPRAETRTAIVRTLGPATGSGT from the coding sequence GTGCTCGACGCGGCGCTCGAGGTCCTCGTCGAGGAGGGGGTCGCCGGGATCACGCACCGCAAGGTCGCCGCCCGGGCGGACGTGCCGCTGGGCTCCGTCACCTATCACTTCGCGAGCCTGACCGAACTGTGCGCGCGGGCGTTCGCCCGGTACGTCGAGCGGCGGAGCACCGAGTACGAGGCGCTCTTCGCCGAGGTGACCTCGCGCGCGGAGCTGGTCGACGTCCTGGTGGAGCTGGTCCGGGGCGGGCCGGACCGGCACCGCAGCGCCGTCCTCGGGTTCGAGCTGCACCTGGCCGCGTTGCGCGATCCCGCGCTGCGCGCGCTGACCGAGGAGTGGACCGGGTCGAGCCGGGCGGTGCTGGCCCGCTTCACCGGCCGGGAGACCGCGGCCCGCCTCGATGCCCTCCTGGAAGGAATGATCATGCACGCGCTGCTCTCCCCGGAGCCGGAACCGCGCGCGGAGACCCGTACGGCCATCGTGCGGACGCTCGGCCCGGCCACCGGATCGGGCACGTGA
- a CDS encoding NADP-dependent oxidoreductase: MRAVVVEQWGGAENLVEREMPRPEPGLGEVLVRVHAAGVNPVDWKTRASGALIEWGAVPAVGWDVSGTIEAVGPGVGMFRPGDEVFGMPSFPRQAGAYAEYVVAPARHLAPKPAALTHVEAAALPLAALTAWQALVDTAGLRPGERVLVHAAAGGVGHLAVQIAKARGAYVIGTAGAAKHDLVRRLGADEVIDYRAVRFEDAVRDVDVVLDGLGGETAERSLKVLRPGGRLITLPGPDDVPTAQDGVRAVWMLVEPDHLGLREISALVERGALRPVIDTVVPLAEAAKAHEIGERGRTAGKIVLSVV, encoded by the coding sequence ATGCGTGCGGTGGTCGTGGAGCAGTGGGGCGGGGCCGAGAACCTGGTCGAGCGCGAGATGCCGCGCCCGGAACCGGGGCTGGGCGAGGTCCTGGTCCGGGTGCACGCGGCCGGGGTGAACCCGGTGGACTGGAAGACGCGTGCCAGTGGGGCTCTCATCGAGTGGGGCGCGGTCCCCGCGGTCGGATGGGACGTGTCGGGCACGATCGAGGCCGTCGGTCCCGGGGTGGGCATGTTCCGCCCCGGTGACGAGGTCTTCGGAATGCCGTCGTTCCCCCGCCAGGCGGGCGCCTACGCCGAGTACGTGGTGGCACCGGCCCGGCATCTCGCCCCCAAGCCGGCGGCCCTGACCCACGTGGAGGCGGCGGCCCTGCCGCTCGCGGCGCTCACCGCCTGGCAGGCCCTCGTCGACACCGCCGGTCTGCGTCCCGGCGAGCGGGTGCTGGTGCACGCGGCCGCCGGCGGGGTCGGCCACCTCGCCGTACAGATCGCCAAGGCCCGCGGCGCGTACGTCATCGGGACGGCCGGCGCGGCCAAGCACGACCTGGTGCGCCGACTGGGCGCCGACGAGGTGATCGACTACCGCGCGGTGCGGTTCGAGGACGCGGTGCGCGACGTCGACGTGGTGTTGGACGGACTGGGCGGAGAGACGGCCGAGCGGTCCCTGAAGGTCCTGCGGCCCGGCGGCCGGCTGATCACCCTGCCCGGCCCGGACGACGTTCCCACGGCCCAGGACGGGGTGCGGGCGGTGTGGATGCTGGTCGAACCCGACCACCTGGGGCTGCGCGAGATCAGCGCCCTGGTGGAGCGGGGCGCGCTGCGGCCGGTGATCGACACCGTGGTGCCGCTGGCCGAGGCCGCGAAGGCGCACGAGATCGGTGAGCGGGGCCGCACCGCAGGCAAGATCGTGCTGTCGGTCGTCTGA
- a CDS encoding glycoside hydrolase family 11 protein has translation MSTLTRVPRRRRGLVAAVQGLVAAVVAVVVAFALTGPVQAATTITSNSTGTNNGYFYSFWEQSSGATMTLGSGSNYSLTWNTASQNVVAGTGWNPGTTNAVSYSGTWNCNGNCYLSLYGWTTNPLIEWYIVDNYGNYNPSSGATKLGSVSSDGSTYDLYKTTRVNAPSIEGTATFDQYWAVRQSKRTGGTITVSNIFNAWKSLGLNLGTPNYEILATEGYQSSGSSDITVTSGGGGTTPPPTSPPPTTPPPSGGGCSAAFTDSSDWGSGFTGSVAVKNNGSSSINGWTVKLTFPGNQTVTSLWNGSYTQSGNTVTVKNASNNGSIGAGAGTSFGFNANYSGGNGAPTVSCTAG, from the coding sequence ATGAGTACGCTGACCCGCGTGCCGCGCCGCAGACGCGGCCTCGTGGCCGCCGTGCAAGGGCTCGTCGCCGCCGTGGTGGCGGTCGTGGTCGCCTTCGCGCTGACCGGCCCGGTCCAGGCCGCCACGACCATCACCTCGAACAGCACCGGCACCAACAACGGTTACTTCTACTCGTTCTGGGAGCAGTCCAGCGGCGCCACCATGACCCTGGGGTCGGGCAGCAACTACAGCCTGACCTGGAACACCGCCTCGCAGAACGTCGTGGCCGGCACCGGCTGGAACCCGGGCACGACCAACGCCGTCTCGTACTCGGGCACGTGGAACTGCAACGGCAACTGCTACCTGTCGCTGTACGGCTGGACCACCAACCCGCTGATCGAGTGGTACATCGTCGACAACTACGGCAACTACAACCCGAGTTCGGGCGCGACCAAGCTGGGCTCGGTCAGCAGTGACGGCAGCACGTACGACCTGTACAAGACGACCCGCGTCAACGCGCCGTCCATCGAGGGCACCGCGACGTTCGACCAGTACTGGGCGGTCCGCCAGTCGAAGCGCACCGGCGGCACCATCACCGTGTCGAACATCTTCAACGCCTGGAAGAGCCTCGGCCTCAACCTCGGCACCCCGAACTACGAGATCCTGGCCACCGAGGGCTACCAGAGCAGCGGCAGCTCCGACATCACCGTCACCAGCGGTGGCGGGGGCACCACCCCGCCGCCCACCAGCCCGCCTCCCACCACCCCGCCGCCGAGCGGCGGCGGTTGCTCCGCGGCCTTCACCGACTCCTCCGACTGGGGCTCCGGCTTCACCGGCTCGGTGGCGGTCAAGAACAACGGCTCTTCCAGCATCAACGGCTGGACCGTCAAGCTGACCTTCCCCGGCAACCAGACGGTCACCAGCCTCTGGAACGGCAGTTACACCCAGTCCGGCAACACGGTCACCGTGAAGAACGCGAGCAACAACGGCTCGATCGGCGCCGGAGCCGGCACCTCCTTCGGGTTCAACGCCAACTACTCGGGCGGCAACGGCGCTCCGACGGTGTCCTGCACCGCCGGCTGA
- a CDS encoding DUF4190 domain-containing protein → MRLTAPPSARTGRRDTEGMAVASFVLGLLGLLVLNLVLGPIAIVLAVIALRRNTPRRSRALLGLGLGIADLVVFALLASLHGAASWSVWGG, encoded by the coding sequence ATGCGGCTGACCGCACCGCCTTCCGCGCGCACGGGCCGCCGGGACACCGAGGGCATGGCGGTGGCCTCCTTCGTCCTGGGGCTTCTCGGACTGCTCGTCCTCAATCTGGTCCTCGGCCCCATCGCCATCGTGCTCGCCGTCATCGCCCTGCGCCGGAACACCCCCCGCCGCTCCCGGGCACTGCTCGGACTGGGGCTCGGCATCGCCGACCTGGTCGTGTTCGCCCTGCTGGCGTCCCTCCACGGAGCCGCCTCCTGGTCGGTCTGGGGCGGCTGA
- a CDS encoding PadR family transcriptional regulator — MSLRIALLGTLAFTGPASGYELAKQFDSSVNHIWQAKHSQIYPELAKMVKSGAVTVEEVGDGRGRKIYTVTDAGREEITHWACDGDPHRNVRDETALRGFLVTLLPPAQGAAVMRAEEDRFAARLAEMEALKAEVEARTTAQSPRFGLYAIDLGLRTHQMLRQWAADTAEDLERRAGA; from the coding sequence ATGTCCCTCCGGATCGCCCTCCTCGGCACCCTCGCCTTCACCGGCCCCGCCTCCGGCTACGAACTGGCCAAGCAGTTCGACAGCTCCGTCAACCACATCTGGCAGGCCAAGCACAGCCAGATCTATCCAGAGCTCGCGAAGATGGTGAAGTCGGGAGCCGTCACCGTCGAGGAGGTCGGTGACGGTCGGGGGCGCAAGATCTACACCGTCACCGACGCGGGCCGGGAGGAGATCACCCACTGGGCCTGCGACGGCGATCCGCATCGCAACGTGCGGGACGAGACCGCGTTGCGCGGCTTTCTCGTCACCCTCCTGCCGCCGGCGCAGGGAGCAGCCGTGATGCGCGCCGAAGAGGACAGGTTCGCCGCCCGGCTGGCCGAGATGGAGGCGCTCAAGGCGGAGGTGGAGGCCCGTACGACAGCGCAGTCGCCGCGCTTCGGCCTCTACGCCATCGACCTGGGCCTGCGCACCCACCAGATGCTTCGGCAGTGGGCGGCCGACACCGCGGAGGATCTCGAAAGGCGTGCCGGCGCCTGA